A single window of Nicotiana sylvestris chromosome 5, ASM39365v2, whole genome shotgun sequence DNA harbors:
- the LOC138869502 gene encoding uncharacterized protein encodes MLVYGTEALILAEVDIPSLRVIQETELSDAEWVRSRYEQLALINGKKMNAVCHGQLYQNRMSKSFNKTVKPRQFALGQLVLKKIFPHQDEAKGKVSPNWQGSYMVHRVLTGGELIL; translated from the coding sequence atgttggtttatggcacCGAGGCTCTCATCCTAGCCGAGGTAgatattccttctttaagagtcatacaggaaactgaactcagcgatgcagaatgggtaagaaGCCGCTATGAACAGTTGGCCCTTATCAATGGAAAGAagatgaatgcagtatgtcatggacaactctatcagaacagaatgtccaaatcTTTCAACAAAACGGTCAAACCAAGGCAGTTCGCACTAggacagctggtattgaagaagatttttccacaccaagatgaagccaaagggaaagtctctcccaactggcaaggctcgtatatggttcacagagtactaacaggaggagaaCTCATACTTTAG